One part of the Ailuropoda melanoleuca isolate Jingjing chromosome 6, ASM200744v2, whole genome shotgun sequence genome encodes these proteins:
- the RPL15 gene encoding ribosomal protein L15 codes for MGAYKYIQELWRKKQSDVMRFLLRVRCWQYRQLSALHRAPRPTRPDKARRLGYKAKQGYVIYRIRVRRGGRKRPVPKGATYGKPVHHGVNQLKFARSLQSVAEERAGRHCGALRVLNSYWVGEDSTYKFFEVILIDPFHKAIRRNPDTQWITKPVHKHREMRGLTSAGRKSRGLGKGHKFHHTIGGSRRAAWRRRNTLQLHRYR; via the exons ATGGGCGCTTACAAGTACATCCAGGAGCTatggaggaagaagcagtccgATGTAATGCGCTTTCTTCTCAGGGTGCGCTGCTGGCAGTACCGCCAGCTCTCTGCGCTCCACAGGGCCCCCCGCCCAACCCGGCCTGATAAAGCGCGCAGGCTGGGGTACAAGGCCAAGCAAG GTTATGTCATATATCGGATTCGTGTGCGTCGTGGTGGCCGCAAACGCCCAGTTCCTAAGGGTGCTACCTACGGCAAGCCTGTCCATCATGGTGTTAACCAGCTAAAGTTTGCCCGAAGCCTTCAGTCTGTTGCAGAG GAGCGAGCTGGACGCCACTGTGGGGCTCTGAGAGTCTTGAATTCTTACTGGGTTGGCGAAGATTCTACATACAAATTCTTTGAGGTTATCCTCATTGATCCATTCCATAAAGCTATCAGAAGAAATCCTGATACCCAGTGGATCACCAAACCAGTCCACAAGCACAGGGAGATGCGAGGGCTGACATCTGCAGGCCGCAAGAGCCGTGGCCTTGGAAAGGGTCACAAGTTCCACCACACTATTGGTGGTTCTCGCCGTGCGGCATGGAGAAGACGCAATACTCTCCAACTCCACCGTTACCGCTAA